A window of Aromatoleum bremense genomic DNA:
CGCTGCCGGTCGACGTCGTCGTCGCCGACGAAGTGTCGGCGCTCGCGCGGGCGAACCGGATTCCCGTCGACGAAGTCGGCCCGCACGACCGCATCCTCGACGTCGGCCCGAAGAGCTCGGCAAAGCTCGCCGACATCATCGCGCACGCCGGCACGATCGTCTGGAACGGCCCCGTCGGCGTGTTCGAGCACAACCAGTTCGCCGGCGGCACGAAGATGATGGCCTCGGCGATCGCGCACTCCGAGGCGTTCTGCATCGCCGGCGGCGGCGACACGCTGGCCGCGATCGCGAAGTTCCACATCGCGCAGGACATCGGCTACATTTCGACCGGCGGCGGCGCTTTCCTCGAGTTCCTCGAAGGCAAGAAGCTGCCCGCGATCGCCGCCCTGGAGGCACGCTTCAACGACTGACGGCGCACCGGGCAGCGAGACGGCTGGACATGGCCGCCCCGCTCACCCGGCGGAGAGCAGGCCTGGCGACCGCCGGTTGTACTCCTGCATACGGAAAGCCTGGCGGACTGTCTCGCGCAGCGCCTCGTCGTCCCATGGCTTGGTGAGGAACTTGTAGATCGCGCCCTGGTTGATGGCATCAGTGACCGACTGCAGTTCGGTATACCCGGACAGGATAATGCGCACCGTGTCGGGGTGGAGTTGCTTGACCCGGAAGAAGAACTCGGTGCCGGTCATTTCCGGCATCCGCTGGTCGCACAGGATCACCTGCACCGTATTGAGCGCCAGCAGCTCGAGCCCTTCGCGCGCGCTGTTGGCAATGAGGATGCGGTAGCCCTCGGTGCGCAACTGGCGGCGCAGCGCCGCCATCACGTTCGGCTCGTCGTCGACCAGCAGCAGCGTGCGCGCTGCCTCCTCGCCGCCGCCCGTGGCGGGAGCCAACGTCCGCTGCTCGCGCAGCAGTAGCGCGTACTCGGCGGCGGGCAGGGGCCGGCTGAAATGGTAGCCCTGGATCTCGTCGCAGCGGTGCGCACGCAGCCAGGCGAGTTCCGCTGCGGTCTCGACGCCTTCGGCGATCGTTTTCAGGCCGAGGTTGTGGGCCATGGCGATGATGGTCGCGACCATGGCGGCGTTCCCGGGGTCGGCCTCGACCTCGTGCACAAAGCTGCGATCGATTTTCAGTGCAGCGACGGAAAAGCGCTGCAGATAGCTCAGCGACGAGTAGCCGGTACCGAAATCGTCGAGCGACGTTCGCACCCCGAGCTGCTTGAGTTCGCACAGCACGCGCATCACCTTGTCCACGTCCTGCATCGCCATGCTTTCGGTCAGTTCGAACTCGAGCCGTGCCGGCGTCATGCCGGATTCCGCCAGCACGCGCCCGGTGAGGGCGATCAGATCGGTTTCGCCGAGCTGGCGCGCCGAAAGGTTGACGGCGATGCGTCCCGCCGCCAGCCCCGCCGTGTGCCACGCCTGATTCTGGCGACAGGCCTCGCCCAGAACCCACTCCCCGATCGGGACGATGAGGCCGGTTTCCTCGGCGAGCGGGATGAACTCCACCGGCGTCAACAGTCCGCGCTGCGGGTGTTGCCAGCGTACCAGCGCTTCGGCCCCCGTGATGCGACCGCTCACCAGATCGACCTGCGGCTGATAGTGCAGCAGCAACTCGCCGCCGGCCAGGGCCTGGCGCAGCTCGCGTTCCATTGTCAGGCGCTGGTCGACGCGCCGGTTCATCTCCGCGGTGAAAAAGCGGAAACCGTTGCGCCCGGCCGCCTTCATGGCATGCATCGCCGCATCGGCGTTTCTCATCAGCGTGTGGCGGTCGCCACCGTCACGCGGGTACAGGCTGATACCGATGCTGCAGCTCACCACCAGCTCCTGTCCGTCGACATCGAGCGGGCGCGTCGTCTCCACCTGGATGCGCTGCTGCACGACGTACGCCGCTTCGTCGGCCCCGACTCCGGGCAGCACCAGGACGAACTCGTCACTCCCCATCCGCGCTGCGGTGTCGCCTTCACGCACGCATGACAACAGCCGCACGCCCATGGCGTGCAGCACCTGGTCGGCGCAAGTGTGGCCGAGTCCGTCGTTCACCAGCCGGAAGTTGTCTAGATCCACGGCCAGGACCGCGACCTCGCTGCCGTCGCGCGCGGCCTGTGCGATGGCCTGGTCGAGACGGTCGGCGAGCAGGTTGCGGTTCGGCAGGCCGGTGAGCTCGTCGTGGTTGGCGAGGTGCTCGAGTTCCTCCTCGTAGCGCTTGCGTTCGGTCACCTCATGCATCACCGACACGAAATGCGTCACCTGGCCCACGCGATTGCGCACCGGCGACACCGACAACTCGATCCAGAACTGGCTGCCGTCCTTGCGGTAGTTGCGCAACTCGGCCCGCCCATCGCGGCCCTCTCGCAGCGCGAGACGGATCTCGTCGAGACCCACCTGCTGCATATCCTTGCCGAGCAGAAAACGCCCGTTGTGCCCGACCGCCTCGGCGGCGCTGAAGCCCGTGATGCGCTCGAAAGCCGGATTGACATAGGTAAACGGGTAGTCGTGAAGCTCGGCGGAAGAGATCATGATTCCATCGCCGGACGACTCGATCGCCCGATCGCGCAGAAGCAGCGCCTCTTCGCTCTCGCGCCGGTACGAGATGTCGCGCACGACCCCCACCGCGTGCCATTCGCCATGCAGCTGCAGCGCAGAAACCGACAGCTCCACCGGGAACGCGCTACCGTCGCGCCGGCGTGCGGTCAATTCGAGAAGCTTGCCGACCACAGGCCCTTCGCCCTGCGCCCGAAACGCCGTCAGGGCCCGTCGCGCCGTATCGCCGCCGTCCTCGCCTGCGAGAAGCACGTGGACCTCCTGCCCGATCGCCTCGGCAGCGGTGAAACCGAAGATCCGCTCGGCCGCCGGATTCCAGTAGCCGATCCGACCGGCGGCATCGATCATGATGATCGCATCCTGGGCCGAGCCGCTGATGGCGCGAAAACGCTCCTCGCTCTCGGTGAGCCGATCTGCTGCCTCCTTGTGCGCGTGGCGCGTACGCAGGTTGGCGATGCCGTAGCCCAGGTCGCAGGCGAGTTCCTCCAGCACCGCGATCTCGTCGGCGTCGAACACCTCATACGCGTGCGCGTGCAGCACGAGCACACCGAAGACCTGCGCGTTCAGCGTCAGGGGCAGCGCGAGGCCGGTGTGGCAATCGCACTGCGCAAGGCCATCGGCGACAGAGCGGTAGAGCGCGTCGTCGCGCAGGTTCGAGCACAGTACCGGGCGTCGTTCGGTGATCGCCCGCCCGACGAAACCCTGGCTGCCCTCGGCGTCCGCACCGCTCCAAGCGAGCCGTGCTGCATCGAGCGCGTCTGCCGGCACGATCGTCGCCGCCCGCATCGCCGCTTCGTCGGCATCCAGCAAGCCTGCCCAGACGACACGGTAGCCACCGCTATCGACCAGGATGCGGCACACGTCGCCGAGCAGTGCTGCCTCGTCCTCGGCACGCACCAGCGCGCCGTTGCCCTGGCTCAATACACGCAGCACCCGGTTCAACCGCCGCAGGGCATCCTGTGCGCGGCCGCGCTCGGCGATCTTGGTTTCCAGACTGTGGTTCGCCTCGGCCAGCTCACGGGTGCGCCGGCCGACCTCGCGCCGCAAGGTAAGCGGCTGCCTGAGCAGGATATTGGCCTGGTATGCGACGAGGCCGCTCGCCAGCAGCACGAGCAGCCCTTCGAGCAGCGTCCGCAGCCACGAGCGCCAGCCGTCCACAGGCGCCACACGCAAAACCCACTTGCCACTGCCGATCTCGAGCTCCCGCACCACCGGATCGACCAGCGGCGCCTTCGCGTAGCGTGCAAGAATGGCGGGCTCGCTGCCCGCCGGGTCGATGCGGACCAGCTCGTAGGCATAGCCCGCCTCGCCCATCTGGCCCAGGTGGGCGGCCCCGAGGAGCCCGTCGAGCGGCAGCGCCACCGTGACGAAACCCCAGAAGCGTTCGTCCGCGCCCGAGCCGAAAAAAACCGGCAGGCGCCCGATGAAGCCACTCGCACCGCGGCTTAGCGGCAGCGGGCCGGCCAGCACCGGCCTTCGCAGTTCGAGCGCCGCCATGGCTTCGGGTCGACGTAGCGGATCGCCGAGGATGTCGATGCCGGCGACACGCTCGTTGCCACCGAGCGGGAAGATTTGCGCGACGACGCCGTCGGGCGCCAGGACCAGGCCGCTGATGCCCTTGTAGACCGGCAGCATTCCGGCGGCGACACCCGGGAAGTCATCGACCACGCCCCGGCCCTGGCGCACCAGCGCAGCGAGCGCATGGGTGGCCGACAGCGCACGCTCGACGAGTGCCTCGATGGCGTGCGCGTGATCGACCGTGCGATCGAGCGCGATCGCGCGCCGATCGTCCATGCGACTCGCATCGGCCTGGTAGATGAGCGTCCCGCCGAGGGCCATGGCTGCGGCGAAAACCGCGCCAACGACCAGATTCACGCGCCGCAGGCCCATGCGGCCGTCATCATCCCGTGACGCGGGTGCGGCGTCGGGTGCGACGGCCGCCATCAGAGAGTCGATCCCGCGGCCAGCCCTTTGTACGTCCCCCGGCGCTCCCGTCCGGCGGCGCTCCGGCCGGCCGATAAGGAACAGGCACGCAGTTTGCCGCCACGCGGCTCTCGTTGG
This region includes:
- a CDS encoding EAL domain-containing protein, whose amino-acid sequence is MAAVAPDAAPASRDDDGRMGLRRVNLVVGAVFAAAMALGGTLIYQADASRMDDRRAIALDRTVDHAHAIEALVERALSATHALAALVRQGRGVVDDFPGVAAGMLPVYKGISGLVLAPDGVVAQIFPLGGNERVAGIDILGDPLRRPEAMAALELRRPVLAGPLPLSRGASGFIGRLPVFFGSGADERFWGFVTVALPLDGLLGAAHLGQMGEAGYAYELVRIDPAGSEPAILARYAKAPLVDPVVRELEIGSGKWVLRVAPVDGWRSWLRTLLEGLLVLLASGLVAYQANILLRQPLTLRREVGRRTRELAEANHSLETKIAERGRAQDALRRLNRVLRVLSQGNGALVRAEDEAALLGDVCRILVDSGGYRVVWAGLLDADEAAMRAATIVPADALDAARLAWSGADAEGSQGFVGRAITERRPVLCSNLRDDALYRSVADGLAQCDCHTGLALPLTLNAQVFGVLVLHAHAYEVFDADEIAVLEELACDLGYGIANLRTRHAHKEAADRLTESEERFRAISGSAQDAIIMIDAAGRIGYWNPAAERIFGFTAAEAIGQEVHVLLAGEDGGDTARRALTAFRAQGEGPVVGKLLELTARRRDGSAFPVELSVSALQLHGEWHAVGVVRDISYRRESEEALLLRDRAIESSGDGIMISSAELHDYPFTYVNPAFERITGFSAAEAVGHNGRFLLGKDMQQVGLDEIRLALREGRDGRAELRNYRKDGSQFWIELSVSPVRNRVGQVTHFVSVMHEVTERKRYEEELEHLANHDELTGLPNRNLLADRLDQAIAQAARDGSEVAVLAVDLDNFRLVNDGLGHTCADQVLHAMGVRLLSCVREGDTAARMGSDEFVLVLPGVGADEAAYVVQQRIQVETTRPLDVDGQELVVSCSIGISLYPRDGGDRHTLMRNADAAMHAMKAAGRNGFRFFTAEMNRRVDQRLTMERELRQALAGGELLLHYQPQVDLVSGRITGAEALVRWQHPQRGLLTPVEFIPLAEETGLIVPIGEWVLGEACRQNQAWHTAGLAAGRIAVNLSARQLGETDLIALTGRVLAESGMTPARLEFELTESMAMQDVDKVMRVLCELKQLGVRTSLDDFGTGYSSLSYLQRFSVAALKIDRSFVHEVEADPGNAAMVATIIAMAHNLGLKTIAEGVETAAELAWLRAHRCDEIQGYHFSRPLPAAEYALLLREQRTLAPATGGGEEAARTLLLVDDEPNVMAALRRQLRTEGYRILIANSAREGLELLALNTVQVILCDQRMPEMTGTEFFFRVKQLHPDTVRIILSGYTELQSVTDAINQGAIYKFLTKPWDDEALRETVRQAFRMQEYNRRSPGLLSAG